In the genome of Streptomyces pactum, one region contains:
- a CDS encoding acetoin utilization protein AcuC, which produces MSGRAQLMWDEAVTGYNFGAGHPMDPVRLALTMRLVETFGLDRAVRVVAAPPAGDSTLRLVHRADYIAAVRGASADPASADGSYGLGTDDDPAFGGMHDASALIAGQSVAAAEAVWSGAADHAVNFSGGLHHAMPGRASGFCVYNDAALAVARLLELGAERVAYVDVDVHHGDGVQAAFWDDPRVLTISLHEHPRTLFPATGWPEETGGAAAPGSAVNVALPPGTGDEGWLRAFHAVVPELLAAFRPQALVTQHGADTHFEDPLAHLAVSLDAQRAVAEACHDLAHAHADGRWVALGGGGYAVVEVVPRTWTHLVAIAAGTPLAPTTPIPEEWRQEVYRLTRQSAPRRMTDGREPRWRDFEDLGYDPGDRLDQAILATRRASFPHLGLMP; this is translated from the coding sequence ATGAGCGGCCGTGCACAGTTGATGTGGGACGAGGCAGTCACCGGTTACAACTTCGGTGCCGGACACCCGATGGACCCGGTACGGCTCGCGCTGACCATGCGACTGGTGGAGACCTTCGGCCTCGACCGGGCGGTACGGGTGGTCGCCGCGCCGCCCGCGGGGGACTCCACGTTGCGGCTGGTCCACCGCGCGGACTACATCGCCGCGGTCCGCGGGGCGTCCGCCGACCCCGCCTCCGCCGACGGCTCGTACGGCCTGGGCACGGACGACGACCCGGCCTTCGGCGGGATGCACGACGCGTCGGCGCTGATCGCCGGCCAGTCGGTGGCCGCCGCCGAGGCGGTGTGGAGCGGCGCCGCCGACCACGCGGTGAACTTCTCGGGCGGGCTGCACCACGCGATGCCCGGCCGCGCATCCGGCTTCTGCGTCTACAACGACGCCGCGCTGGCCGTGGCCCGGCTGCTGGAGCTGGGCGCCGAACGGGTCGCGTACGTGGACGTCGATGTGCACCACGGGGACGGCGTGCAGGCCGCGTTCTGGGACGACCCCCGGGTGCTCACCATCTCCCTCCACGAACACCCGCGCACCCTCTTCCCGGCCACCGGCTGGCCCGAGGAGACCGGTGGTGCCGCGGCCCCGGGCAGCGCGGTCAACGTGGCGCTGCCGCCCGGCACCGGCGACGAGGGCTGGCTGCGCGCCTTCCACGCCGTGGTGCCCGAGCTGCTCGCCGCCTTCCGCCCCCAGGCGCTGGTGACCCAGCACGGCGCGGACACCCACTTCGAGGACCCGCTGGCGCACCTGGCGGTGAGCCTCGACGCACAGCGGGCGGTGGCCGAGGCGTGCCACGACCTCGCCCACGCCCACGCGGACGGCCGCTGGGTGGCGCTGGGCGGTGGCGGCTACGCGGTGGTGGAGGTGGTGCCGCGCACCTGGACCCATCTGGTGGCCATCGCGGCCGGCACGCCCCTGGCGCCGACGACGCCGATCCCCGAGGAGTGGCGGCAGGAGGTGTACCGGCTCACCCGGCAGAGCGCGCCCCGGCGGATGACCGACGGGCGCGAGCCGCGGTGGCGCGATTTCGAGGACCTGGGCTACGACCCGGGTGACCGGTTGGACCAGGCGATCCTGGCGACCCGCCGGGCCTCCTTCCCGCACCTCGGCCTGATGCCGTGA
- a CDS encoding MarR family winged helix-turn-helix transcriptional regulator, producing MPENPDPADVPVEQTLQEQIEAYQREFQGLDPQVEHVVSALQRLNRRMNVAYGRQTAALGISNAEWEVLKALVLSGEPYRLGPGELAKRLGLTPAAMTHRIDRMAAEGLVTRQRDENNRVRVNVELTHEGREKWLEAMRMATVFEGELLQDLSDTERGMLSDVLTRLLRRVEEAQPDAGGRLSDLD from the coding sequence ATGCCTGAGAACCCCGACCCCGCCGACGTGCCGGTCGAGCAGACCCTCCAGGAGCAGATCGAGGCCTACCAGCGCGAGTTCCAGGGACTGGACCCGCAGGTGGAGCACGTCGTCTCCGCACTCCAGCGGCTCAACCGCCGGATGAACGTCGCGTACGGCCGCCAGACCGCGGCCCTCGGCATCAGCAACGCGGAGTGGGAGGTCCTCAAGGCCCTCGTGCTCTCCGGGGAGCCCTACCGGCTCGGCCCCGGTGAGCTCGCCAAGCGGCTCGGCCTGACCCCCGCGGCCATGACCCACCGCATCGACCGGATGGCCGCCGAGGGACTGGTCACCCGGCAGCGCGACGAGAACAACCGGGTGCGCGTCAACGTCGAGCTGACCCACGAGGGCAGGGAGAAGTGGCTGGAGGCCATGCGGATGGCCACGGTCTTCGAGGGCGAGCTGCTGCAGGACCTGTCCGACACCGAGCGGGGCATGCTGAGCGACGTGCTCACCCGCCTCCTGCGCCGGGTAGAGGAAGCTCAGCCGGACGCCGGCGGCCGGCTCAGCGACCTCGACTGA
- a CDS encoding ECF subfamily RNA polymerase sigma factor, BldN family, with translation MYPHVGVDTSGLATLRATVLDCLRGFVPTAHAVPAFATPAPAVPAGPCYALADGSATVGRRARGTTSTTRRPAADSDSRRMMDLVERAQAGEAEAFGRLYDQYADTVYRYIYYRVGGRATAEDLTSETFLRALRRIGTFTWQGRDFGAWLVTIARNLVADHFKSSRFRLEVTTGEMLDANEVERSPEDSVLESLSNAALLQAVRKLNPQQQECVTLRFLQGLSVAETARVMGKNEGAIKTLQYRAVRTLARLLPDDAR, from the coding sequence GTGTACCCACACGTCGGGGTTGACACCTCGGGCCTGGCCACGCTTCGCGCGACGGTCCTCGACTGCCTGCGCGGCTTCGTCCCCACCGCGCACGCCGTCCCCGCATTCGCCACGCCCGCGCCGGCCGTCCCCGCCGGTCCCTGCTACGCCCTGGCCGACGGCAGCGCGACGGTCGGCAGACGAGCCCGTGGCACCACCTCAACCACCCGTCGGCCCGCCGCCGACAGCGACAGCCGCCGGATGATGGACCTCGTCGAGCGCGCCCAGGCGGGCGAGGCCGAGGCGTTCGGCCGGCTCTACGACCAGTACGCCGACACCGTCTACCGCTACATCTACTACCGCGTCGGGGGCCGGGCCACCGCCGAGGACCTCACCAGTGAGACGTTCCTGCGGGCGCTGCGCCGCATCGGCACCTTCACCTGGCAGGGCCGCGACTTCGGCGCCTGGCTGGTGACCATCGCCCGCAACCTGGTCGCCGACCACTTCAAGTCCAGCCGCTTCCGGCTGGAGGTGACCACCGGCGAGATGCTCGACGCCAACGAGGTCGAGCGCAGCCCCGAGGACTCGGTCCTCGAATCCCTCTCCAACGCCGCGCTGCTCCAGGCCGTCCGCAAGCTCAACCCCCAGCAGCAGGAGTGCGTCACGCTCCGCTTCCTCCAGGGCCTGTCGGTCGCCGAGACCGCGCGGGTGATGGGCAAGAACGAAGGTGCGATCAAAACCCTCCAGTACCGGGCCGTCCGCACCCTCGCCCGGCTCCTCCCGGACGACGCCCGCTGA
- a CDS encoding HAD family hydrolase → MSALGWLTPRRRSATARSVLAGEAAAEAARKSVQEQAAVEEAPAAGAPEEPEFPVVGDVRAAAFFDLDNTVMQGAAIFHLGRGLYKRHFFQKRELARFAWQQAWFRLAGVEDPGHMEDARNSALSIVQGHRVSELMAIGEEIYDEYMAERIWPGTRALAQAHLDAGQRVWLVTAAPVETATIIARRLGLTGALGTVAESVGGVYTGRLVGEPLHGPAKAEAVRALAVAEGLDLARCAAYSDSANDIPMLSIVGHPYAINPDSRLRKHAREHGWRLRDYRTGRKAAKVGIPAAAGVGALAGGAAAAVAVHRRRR, encoded by the coding sequence ATGTCCGCACTGGGATGGTTGACCCCCCGCAGGCGCTCCGCCACGGCCCGGAGCGTGCTGGCCGGCGAGGCCGCGGCGGAAGCGGCGCGCAAGTCGGTGCAGGAACAGGCCGCCGTCGAGGAGGCGCCCGCCGCGGGCGCGCCGGAGGAGCCGGAGTTCCCCGTCGTCGGCGACGTACGGGCCGCGGCCTTCTTCGACCTGGACAACACCGTGATGCAGGGCGCGGCCATCTTCCACCTCGGCCGCGGCCTGTACAAACGGCACTTCTTCCAGAAACGGGAACTGGCCCGCTTCGCCTGGCAGCAGGCGTGGTTCCGGCTGGCCGGGGTCGAGGACCCGGGCCACATGGAGGACGCCCGCAACAGTGCCCTGTCCATCGTCCAGGGCCACCGGGTCTCCGAGCTGATGGCCATAGGCGAGGAGATCTACGACGAGTACATGGCCGAGCGGATCTGGCCCGGCACCCGCGCCCTCGCCCAGGCCCACCTGGACGCCGGGCAGCGCGTCTGGCTGGTGACCGCCGCACCGGTGGAGACCGCGACGATCATCGCCCGGCGGCTGGGCCTCACCGGCGCCCTGGGCACCGTCGCCGAGTCGGTCGGCGGCGTCTACACCGGCCGGCTGGTCGGCGAGCCGCTGCACGGCCCGGCCAAGGCCGAGGCGGTACGCGCGCTGGCCGTGGCGGAGGGGCTGGACCTGGCGCGGTGCGCCGCGTACAGCGACTCGGCCAACGACATCCCGATGCTCTCGATCGTCGGCCACCCCTACGCCATCAACCCCGACAGCCGCCTGCGCAAGCACGCCCGCGAACACGGCTGGCGGCTCCGCGACTACCGCACCGGCCGGAAGGCCGCAAAGGTCGGCATCCCCGCCGCCGCCGGCGTCGGCGCGCTGGCCGGCGGGGCCGCGGCCGCCGTCGCGGTGCACCGCCGCCGCCGCTGA
- a CDS encoding DUF5667 domain-containing protein, whose translation MIANVSAHRRANAFAQALEAQEQQPRDLQDATAEQSGPSADDAERARMLALAGGLGRMPAPQLDAGVRTEQRAQLVAAMEAAFAEGSPRVPGQRSGRGTHRAARSLGRFRPRSRLSKGLAAGGLTVGVAAGALGGVAAASSDALPGDTLYGLKRGMEDLKRGMADGDVERGQLYLDQASTRMSEARRLMERARSGELDQESVGEIRRALSGMRHDAAEGHRLLSEAYERDGSLGPMESLSSFSASHRAGWSKLSESLPVQLTDVRDEVSSVFDAIEDQVQPLRSLLPAEAGDRGTAGAPAHGGSQRPRPHPAGSAAPSGQEDARRTTPATQKGSPGATDSTGTERPGLLDGADRLLDPSDGTGLELPTDGASGESSPPPGPEKTTRPTKSDVTLPPLLPGLLPGLGISGDETQQQQP comes from the coding sequence GTGATCGCGAACGTATCGGCGCACCGGCGGGCCAACGCCTTCGCCCAGGCCCTGGAGGCCCAGGAGCAGCAGCCCCGGGATCTCCAGGACGCGACGGCCGAGCAGTCCGGACCATCGGCGGACGACGCCGAGCGAGCACGGATGCTGGCCCTGGCGGGCGGGCTCGGCAGGATGCCGGCCCCCCAGCTCGACGCCGGGGTCAGGACGGAGCAGCGGGCGCAGCTGGTCGCCGCGATGGAAGCGGCGTTCGCCGAGGGCTCCCCCCGGGTACCCGGTCAGCGGTCCGGCCGCGGGACCCACCGGGCCGCCCGGTCCCTGGGCCGGTTCCGGCCCCGGTCCCGCCTGTCCAAGGGGCTCGCCGCGGGAGGCCTCACGGTGGGGGTGGCCGCGGGCGCGCTCGGCGGGGTCGCCGCCGCCAGCTCCGACGCCCTCCCCGGCGACACGCTCTACGGCCTCAAGCGCGGCATGGAGGACCTCAAGCGGGGCATGGCCGACGGCGACGTGGAGCGCGGCCAGCTCTACCTCGACCAGGCGTCGACCCGGATGAGCGAGGCCCGCCGCCTGATGGAGCGCGCCCGCTCCGGCGAGCTGGACCAGGAGTCGGTGGGCGAGATCCGCCGGGCGCTCTCCGGGATGCGGCACGACGCGGCGGAGGGCCACCGGCTGCTCAGCGAGGCGTACGAGCGGGACGGCTCGCTCGGCCCGATGGAGTCGCTGTCCTCCTTCTCCGCCTCCCACCGCGCGGGCTGGAGCAAGCTGAGCGAGTCGCTGCCGGTCCAGCTCACCGACGTACGGGACGAGGTCAGCTCGGTCTTCGACGCCATAGAGGACCAGGTCCAGCCGCTGCGCTCACTGCTCCCGGCGGAGGCCGGCGACCGGGGCACCGCCGGCGCCCCGGCGCACGGCGGCTCCCAGCGGCCCCGGCCCCACCCCGCCGGCTCCGCCGCCCCGTCCGGCCAGGAGGACGCACGGCGGACCACCCCGGCCACGCAGAAGGGCAGCCCCGGCGCGACCGACTCCACCGGGACCGAGCGGCCAGGACTGCTGGACGGTGCCGACCGGCTGCTCGACCCGTCCGACGGCACCGGGCTGGAGCTGCCCACCGACGGCGCGTCCGGGGAGTCCTCGCCGCCGCCCGGTCCGGAGAAGACCACCAGGCCGACCAAGTCGGACGTGACGCTGCCACCGCTGCTGCCCGGGTTGCTGCCCGGGCTGGGCATCAGCGGCGACGAGACCCAGCAGCAGCAGCCGTAG
- a CDS encoding 30S ribosomal protein bS22, which produces MGSVIKKRRKRMAKKKHRKLLKRTRVQRRNKK; this is translated from the coding sequence GTGGGCTCTGTTATCAAGAAGCGGCGTAAGCGGATGGCCAAGAAGAAGCACCGCAAGCTGCTCAAGCGCACGCGTGTCCAGCGTCGCAACAAGAAGTAA
- a CDS encoding MFS transporter, whose product MTTAMGAALRRIQLGNALSAFGNGFTVPFLFIYVAQVRDLGAGIAGMALAALAVAALVVLPFTGRVIDRRGPLPVVLAGSIAAAIGALVLGVVGTAPLVIAAAGLLGAGFAVIQPALATLIVWCSTTRTRSRAFAMQFFLNNLGLGIGGLFGGLLVDPEHPSSFVRLFAIEAAMFLVLAVTVATVRLPKGYGAGAEVPAGERSKGGSRAVLRDRAMVQLCVLGFVMFFACYGQFESGLSAFAVEVTRISPAMLGTALAANTAAIVLTQFVVLKLVEGHRRSRVIALVGLIWTVAWLFAAFSGLVHGSHAIALSAIISTYALFGIGEAMLSPTVAPLVADLAPSSLIGQYNSAFALVKQLALAVGPAVGGLLAGAGWYVAYIAMLVICSLGISVLALRMGRRLTPAQDNPLLAVPAPVPAQRQTATEQVATAAQGAGGSSGRGGVKGPGTNRRCSVGLRRQQAGRPRRGLGPGRSGGHRLARRGRHHGT is encoded by the coding sequence GTGACCACCGCGATGGGCGCCGCGCTGCGCCGGATCCAGCTGGGTAACGCGCTGAGCGCGTTCGGCAACGGCTTCACCGTCCCGTTCCTGTTCATCTATGTGGCACAGGTCCGGGACCTCGGAGCGGGTATCGCGGGCATGGCGCTCGCGGCCCTCGCCGTCGCCGCGCTCGTCGTGCTGCCCTTCACCGGTCGGGTGATCGACCGGCGAGGTCCGCTGCCGGTCGTCCTCGCGGGTTCCATAGCCGCCGCCATCGGCGCCCTGGTCCTCGGTGTGGTCGGTACCGCTCCGCTGGTGATCGCGGCCGCGGGTCTGCTCGGCGCCGGCTTCGCGGTCATTCAGCCCGCGCTGGCCACGCTGATCGTCTGGTGCTCCACCACCCGGACGCGGTCCCGCGCCTTCGCCATGCAGTTCTTCCTGAACAACCTCGGTCTGGGTATCGGTGGCCTCTTCGGTGGCCTGCTGGTCGATCCCGAGCACCCGTCGAGCTTCGTGCGGCTCTTCGCCATCGAGGCCGCCATGTTCCTGGTGCTCGCGGTGACGGTCGCCACCGTGCGACTGCCCAAGGGGTACGGGGCGGGTGCCGAGGTGCCGGCCGGAGAACGGAGCAAGGGTGGCAGCCGTGCGGTGCTGCGGGACCGGGCGATGGTCCAGCTGTGCGTCCTGGGCTTCGTGATGTTCTTCGCCTGCTACGGCCAGTTCGAATCGGGTCTGTCGGCGTTCGCCGTGGAGGTCACCCGTATCTCGCCGGCCATGCTCGGTACCGCGCTGGCGGCCAACACCGCGGCCATCGTGCTGACCCAGTTCGTCGTGCTGAAGCTGGTCGAGGGCCACCGGCGCAGCCGGGTCATCGCCCTGGTCGGGCTGATATGGACGGTGGCGTGGCTGTTCGCGGCCTTCTCCGGCCTGGTGCACGGCAGCCACGCGATCGCCCTTTCCGCGATCATCTCGACCTACGCGCTGTTCGGCATCGGGGAGGCCATGCTGTCGCCGACCGTGGCGCCGCTCGTCGCCGACCTGGCGCCCTCGTCGCTGATCGGTCAGTACAACTCGGCCTTCGCCCTGGTGAAGCAGCTGGCGCTGGCCGTCGGTCCGGCCGTGGGCGGCCTGCTGGCAGGTGCCGGCTGGTACGTGGCCTACATAGCGATGCTGGTCATCTGCTCGCTGGGCATCTCCGTACTCGCCCTGCGGATGGGGCGGCGTCTGACCCCGGCGCAGGACAACCCGCTGCTGGCGGTTCCGGCTCCGGTCCCCGCGCAGCGGCAGACCGCGACGGAGCAGGTGGCCACCGCGGCGCAGGGGGCCGGGGGGAGCAGCGGCCGGGGCGGCGTGAAGGGGCCGGGGACCAACCGCCGGTGCAGCGTGGGACTCCGGCGGCAGCAGGCGGGCCGGCCCCGCCGCGGCTTGGGGCCGGGGCGGTCGGGTGGCCATCGCCTCGCGAGGCGTGGCCGTCACCACGGGACCTGA
- a CDS encoding HAD family hydrolase, which yields MRYDLIIFDNDGVLVDSEPISNRLLAAYLTELGHPTTYEESIRDYMGSAMHRIHDLVLARHGRTLPADFDDTFHERVFEAFRRELEPVAGAAEVVEKLRADGVRYCLASSGSHDRIRVALRRTGLYGLFGEERIFSSQDVGRGKPAPDLFLHAAATMGVEPARCAVVEDSPLGVEAAVAAGMDVYGFTAMTPAAKLHRATALFSDMTRLPSLLG from the coding sequence ATGCGCTATGACCTGATCATTTTCGACAACGACGGTGTGCTGGTGGACAGCGAGCCGATTTCCAACCGGCTGCTCGCGGCCTATCTCACCGAACTCGGTCACCCGACCACCTATGAGGAGTCCATACGGGACTACATGGGGTCGGCGATGCACCGGATTCACGACCTGGTCCTGGCACGGCACGGCCGTACGCTGCCCGCCGACTTCGACGACACCTTCCACGAGCGGGTCTTCGAGGCCTTCCGCCGGGAACTGGAACCGGTCGCCGGCGCCGCCGAGGTGGTGGAGAAGCTGCGCGCGGACGGCGTCCGCTACTGTCTCGCCTCCTCCGGCAGCCACGACCGGATCAGGGTCGCCCTCCGCAGGACGGGGCTGTACGGACTCTTCGGTGAGGAGCGCATCTTCAGCTCCCAGGACGTCGGCAGGGGCAAGCCGGCCCCCGACCTGTTCCTGCACGCGGCCGCGACCATGGGCGTGGAACCCGCGCGGTGCGCCGTCGTCGAGGACAGCCCCCTCGGCGTGGAGGCGGCCGTCGCCGCCGGTATGGACGTGTACGGGTTCACCGCGATGACCCCTGCCGCGAAGCTCCACCGGGCGACCGCCCTCTTCTCCGACATGACGCGGCTGCCGTCGCTGCTGGGCTGA
- a CDS encoding helix-turn-helix domain-containing protein: MAAGERPLNEVQFLTVAEVAAVMRVSKMTVYRLVHSGHLPAIRVGRSFRVPEQAVHEYLRESYVGVESA; encoded by the coding sequence ATGGCTGCTGGCGAACGACCTCTGAACGAGGTGCAGTTTCTGACCGTGGCGGAAGTGGCCGCGGTGATGCGTGTCTCCAAGATGACCGTGTACCGGCTGGTGCACAGCGGTCATCTGCCGGCGATCCGGGTGGGCAGGTCCTTCCGGGTGCCGGAGCAGGCGGTTCATGAGTACCTCCGTGAGAGCTATGTGGGGGTTGAGTCCGCCTGA
- a CDS encoding phosphatase, whose protein sequence is MLATRLAGTVATSREKSLRRHRLFAARDPRVLLGIEPVHDRTPAELLRLVAEACGVAPEPDRVSGPEMIDPDRTIEALDAFADRLRAAAAARAPVLVGTGHPHGLLEFYACLTAALSAAGCTVLTPAQGRSMDITTRFGLRTHQLSYWRGVALVRETGARVPGGERGVHTHSPLPVRVALAAAAEAGTPLPRLVIGDHGWVCGAGQLGIEAIGPADADDPAPFVGQAEGRVSVVVPLDDSARSESYRPLTRYVLNRACLSQ, encoded by the coding sequence CTGCTGGCCACGCGGCTCGCCGGGACGGTCGCCACGTCCCGGGAGAAGTCCCTGCGCCGGCACCGCCTCTTCGCCGCCCGTGATCCCCGCGTCCTGCTCGGCATCGAGCCGGTCCACGACCGGACGCCCGCCGAACTCCTCCGGCTGGTGGCCGAGGCGTGCGGAGTGGCGCCCGAGCCGGACCGGGTGTCGGGGCCGGAGATGATCGACCCGGACCGGACCATCGAGGCGCTGGACGCCTTCGCGGACCGGTTGCGGGCCGCCGCGGCGGCCCGCGCCCCGGTGCTCGTGGGCACCGGGCACCCGCACGGACTCCTGGAGTTCTACGCCTGTTTGACCGCTGCCCTGTCGGCGGCCGGGTGCACCGTCCTCACCCCCGCGCAGGGCAGAAGTATGGACATAACGACCCGGTTCGGACTACGTACCCATCAGCTGTCCTACTGGCGAGGAGTCGCGTTGGTGCGGGAAACCGGCGCGCGAGTGCCGGGTGGTGAGCGGGGCGTACACACCCATTCGCCGCTCCCGGTCCGGGTCGCGCTGGCCGCCGCGGCGGAGGCCGGGACACCCCTGCCGCGGCTGGTCATCGGCGACCACGGGTGGGTCTGCGGTGCAGGTCAGCTCGGTATCGAGGCGATCGGGCCGGCGGACGCCGACGACCCGGCGCCGTTCGTGGGACAGGCCGAGGGACGGGTGTCGGTCGTCGTCCCGCTCGATGACAGCGCGCGTTCCGAGAGTTACCGGCCGCTCACGCGCTATGTACTCAATCGCGCCTGTCTGTCACAGTAG
- a CDS encoding NAD-dependent epimerase/dehydratase family protein, with translation MGKVVLVTGVARPLAGRFVRRVQREPDVERVVAVDAVEPDHPLGDADFVRADIRRPAIGKLLAETGADTVVHLDVSGVPAGSRTGRAAVKETNVIGTMQLLGACQKAPAVRRLVVKSSTTVYGSAPRDPAVFSETTPPKSLPPGGFGKDVVEVEGYVRGFARRRPDVAVCVLRFANVLGPSADSPLAEYFALPVLPTVVGYDPRLQFVHEEDAIEALRIGAAEPRRATLNSGTFNIAGDGVLLLSQAARRLGRPTLPLPLPALTWARAALRVTGITDFSAEQVRLLTHGRVVATRQMRETLGFEPRFSTADAFADYARSRGPGLLPPEAVARAVDRLASVLPDRGQS, from the coding sequence TTGGGGAAGGTCGTGCTCGTCACCGGAGTCGCACGTCCACTGGCCGGCCGCTTCGTGCGGCGCGTCCAGCGGGAGCCGGACGTGGAGCGGGTGGTCGCGGTGGACGCGGTCGAGCCGGACCATCCACTGGGTGACGCCGACTTCGTACGGGCCGACATCCGCCGGCCGGCGATCGGGAAGCTGCTCGCCGAGACCGGGGCCGACACGGTGGTCCACCTGGACGTCAGCGGCGTCCCGGCGGGCTCCCGGACGGGGCGTGCCGCGGTCAAGGAGACCAACGTCATCGGCACCATGCAGCTGCTGGGCGCGTGCCAGAAGGCCCCTGCGGTGCGCCGGCTGGTGGTGAAGTCCAGCACCACCGTGTACGGCTCCGCGCCCCGCGACCCGGCGGTGTTCAGCGAGACCACCCCGCCCAAGTCGCTGCCGCCCGGCGGCTTCGGCAAGGACGTGGTGGAGGTCGAGGGGTACGTGCGCGGCTTCGCCCGCCGCCGCCCCGACGTGGCGGTGTGCGTGCTGCGGTTCGCCAACGTGCTGGGGCCCAGCGCGGACTCCCCGCTCGCCGAGTACTTCGCGCTGCCGGTGCTGCCCACGGTCGTCGGCTACGACCCGCGGCTGCAGTTCGTGCACGAGGAGGACGCCATCGAGGCGCTGCGGATCGGCGCCGCCGAACCCCGCCGCGCCACCCTCAACAGCGGCACCTTCAACATCGCCGGCGACGGGGTGCTGCTGCTCTCCCAGGCCGCCCGGCGTCTGGGCCGGCCCACCCTGCCGCTGCCGCTGCCCGCCCTCACCTGGGCCCGCGCGGCGCTGCGGGTCACCGGCATCACCGACTTCTCGGCCGAACAGGTCCGGCTGCTCACCCACGGCCGTGTGGTCGCGACCCGGCAGATGCGCGAGACACTAGGTTTTGAACCGAGATTCAGCACCGCCGACGCCTTCGCGGACTACGCCCGCAGCCGAGGCCCCGGGCTGCTGCCGCCCGAGGCCGTCGCCCGGGCCGTGGACCGGCTGGCCTCGGTGCTGCCCGACCGCGGCCAGAGTTGA
- a CDS encoding lysophospholipid acyltransferase family protein, translating into MRPRRAGKPGRLRGAGRRAGPQRPSGTRHRGGSGPRLRSATGQSTGDGRPGPAGGGWERKLAHGLNFLRRRLTGEYEVDEFGFDRELTDQVLLSLLRPVYEKYFRVEVRGIENIPADGGALVVANHSGVLPLDGLMLQVAVHDHHPARRHLRLLAADLVFMLPVVNELARKAGHTLACAEDAQALLERGEVVGVMPEGFKGLGKPFAQRYKLQRFGRGGFVSTALRAGVPIVPCSVVGAEEIYPMIGNARTVARLLGLPYFPITPTFPLLGPLGAVPLPTKWTIQFGEPIPTDGYSSEAADDPMLMFNLTDQVRETIQHTLYELLVQRRSVFL; encoded by the coding sequence ATCCGGCCGAGGCGCGCGGGGAAGCCCGGACGCCTCCGGGGAGCGGGACGGCGGGCGGGGCCGCAGCGCCCCAGCGGCACGCGCCACCGCGGCGGGTCCGGACCGCGGCTCCGGAGCGCGACCGGGCAGAGCACCGGGGACGGGCGGCCGGGGCCGGCCGGCGGGGGCTGGGAGCGGAAGCTCGCCCACGGGCTGAACTTCCTGCGCCGCCGTCTCACCGGCGAGTACGAGGTGGACGAGTTCGGCTTCGACCGCGAGCTGACCGACCAGGTGCTGCTCTCGCTGCTCCGCCCGGTGTACGAGAAGTACTTCCGGGTCGAGGTGCGGGGCATCGAGAACATCCCGGCCGACGGCGGCGCGCTGGTGGTCGCCAACCACTCCGGGGTGCTCCCGCTGGACGGGCTGATGCTCCAGGTGGCGGTCCACGACCACCACCCGGCCCGGCGCCATCTGCGGCTGCTCGCCGCCGACCTGGTCTTCATGCTGCCGGTCGTCAACGAACTGGCTCGCAAGGCCGGACACACCCTGGCCTGCGCCGAGGACGCCCAGGCGCTGCTGGAGCGCGGCGAGGTGGTGGGCGTGATGCCGGAGGGCTTCAAGGGGCTGGGGAAGCCGTTCGCCCAGCGGTACAAGCTCCAGCGCTTCGGGCGCGGCGGCTTCGTCTCGACCGCGCTCCGCGCCGGGGTGCCGATCGTGCCGTGCTCCGTGGTCGGCGCGGAGGAGATCTACCCGATGATCGGGAACGCCCGTACGGTGGCCCGGCTGCTGGGCCTGCCGTACTTCCCGATCACGCCGACGTTCCCGCTGCTGGGCCCGCTCGGGGCGGTGCCGCTGCCGACCAAGTGGACCATCCAGTTCGGCGAGCCCATCCCGACCGACGGCTATTCGTCGGAGGCGGCGGACGACCCGATGCTGATGTTCAACCTGACCGACCAGGTGCGCGAGACCATCCAGCACACCCTGTACGAGCTGCTGGTGCAGCGCCGCTCGGTCTTCCTCTGA
- a CDS encoding glutaredoxin family protein, with protein sequence MSLLRRARRKNPAESTVTLIGKPGCHLCDEAQAVIERVCGELGASWEKKDITQDEELYRRYWEQIPVILVDGEQHDFWRVDPRRLRTALGG encoded by the coding sequence ATGAGTCTGCTGCGCCGCGCCCGGCGGAAGAACCCCGCCGAGTCCACCGTCACCCTCATCGGCAAGCCCGGCTGCCACCTCTGCGACGAGGCCCAGGCCGTCATCGAGCGGGTCTGCGGCGAACTCGGCGCCTCCTGGGAGAAGAAGGACATCACCCAGGACGAGGAGCTGTACCGCAGGTACTGGGAGCAGATCCCGGTGATCCTGGTCGACGGCGAGCAGCACGACTTCTGGCGGGTGGACCCGCGCCGCCTGCGTACGGCCCTCGGCGGCTGA